In one Magallana gigas chromosome 7, xbMagGiga1.1, whole genome shotgun sequence genomic region, the following are encoded:
- the LOC105335563 gene encoding AP-3 complex subunit delta-1 isoform X1 — translation MALKKVKGTLERVLDKNLQDLVRGIRNHKENEGKYIAECIDEIKQELRQENQAVKANAVNKLLYLQMLGYDISWAAFHIIEVMSSTKFTFKRIGYLAAAQSFHDSTDVLMLTTNMIRKDLSSQNMYDAGVALTGLACFVTADLARDLANDIMTLMTSTRPYLRKKAVLIMYKVFLQFPEALRPAFPRLKEKLEDPDTGVQSAAVNVICELARKNPQNYLSLAPLFFKLMTSSSNNWVLIKIIKLFSALTPLEPRLGKKLIEPLTNLIHSTSAMSLLYECINTVIAVLISISSGIPNHTASIQLCVQKLRILIEDSDQNLKYLGLLAMSKILATHPKSVQSHKDLILQCLDDKDESIRLRALDLIYGMVSKKNLMEIAKKLMVHMDKAEGTHYRDELLAKIVEISSQSNYQYITNFEWYVSVLVELTRMEGTRHGRMIASQMLDVAIRVQAIRPFAVSQMALLLENSHILANNSQRNGICEVLYAAAWICGEFSQHLKNPREALEAMLKPKITTLPGHIQSVFVQNIMKLFGSILKSAEENEDQETMKELCQLLTNKLPIFIQSADLEVQERACCMLQLVKYVQKLIEKDAKVGDEVSSLFAGDLNPVAPKAQRKVPVPEGLDLDKWINEPLSESSSEDEPTTSIFAINHDDSKSFYKEEKKNVPELTEEELEKRREQRKMEQMHNPHYLRMENKPKKSAAVEEAEESPVMQIDLTVPLHVPGLASSDKYLKLASQDREKSRKKTKHGKTKKKKKGQPVVESDEDVPVQHTVSTLVDMPEGANTSDKEDDRKTSDPFKRLDMDLDKPLRDDEVLPVRTHRIVLESGDMVDVEGEEVKPKKKHKKVKDKEDKKKHRKDGKEKKSKKKQKSEEASGSASNLLMEDDGSPEHAPIANGLPQSPEQGKTEQEKDNDLDFWMNNDSTSAAKSTEVEIKTPEVNVEYANVSSEEDSQKEKKTKKKKEKKAKKEKKSKKDKKLLRADYEEAEGITTPSKEQVPPSQAETPVAVQLPPMSSYVTLGENNSIKMTCDIRASHQRGDQVIVSVVFSNLTDHTIKDLEFNVMDTMNLKLIRSMGSSHHDAIKVPFILLPSAQNEGQFAFNIQEIKVPQKLKGTLTYIVKMDEGSTHEKIDFKLTFPCSSFLVATPCKGSNFTSLLESGDLTEKSSIQFTPQDSEFPVVLAKVCFYHHFRVVEQVEKSASVYSKSMQGHHICLLVKMVNDSIKIDGKSTDGSLLSNVLDEIKTMLV, via the exons ATGGCTCTTAAGAAAGTAAAGGGCACTCTAGAACGAGTGTTGGACAAAAATCTCCAAGATTTAGTCCGAGGCATTCGCAACCACAAAGAGAATGAG ggaAAGTACATTGCAGAGTGTATTGATGAGATAAAACAAGAGTTAAGACAGGAGAACCAAGCCGTGAAAGCCAATGCAGTCAACAAGCTTTTATAT CTCCAAATGCTGGGCTATGACATCAGCTGGGCTGCCTTCCACATCATTGAAGTCATGAGTTCAACCAAATTTACCTTCAAG AGGATTGGGTATTTAGCTGCTGCACAGAGTTTCCACGATAGTACAGATGTTCTTATGCTGACCACCAACATGATCCGAAAG GACCTGAGCAGTCAGAACATGTATGATGCTGGGGTAGCACTGACCGGACTGGCTTGTTTTGTCACTGCAGATCTCGCCAGAGATCTGGCCAATGACATTATGACTCTT ATGACATCCACACGTCCTTACTTAAGAAAGAAAGCTGTACTTATAATGTATAAGGTGTTTCTGCAATTCCCAGAGGCATTAAGACCTGCATTCCCAAGGCTTAAAGAAAAATTGGAGGATCCAGACACAG GTGTACAGTCTGCTGCAGTGAATGTAATTTGTGAGTTGGCCAGGAAAAATCCACAAAACTACCTCTCTCTGGCCCCTCTCTTCTTCAAGCTGATGACCAGTTCTTCAAACAACTGGGTCCTCATTAAAATCATCAAACTG tttagTGCATTAACTCCACTGGAACCCAGACTAGGGAAAAAACTTATAGAGCCATTAACCAATTTAATCCATAG CACCTCAGCCATGTCTCTTCTGTATGAGTGCATCAATACAGTTATAGCAG TACTCATTTCTATATCTTCAGGCATCCCCAATCACACCGCCTCAATTCAG CTCTGCGTACAGAAATTAAGGATTTTGATAGAAGACTCtgatcaaaatt TGAAATATCTTGGACTTTTGGCCATGTCAAAGATTTTGGCCACTCACCCAAAGAGTGTCCAATCCCACAAAGATTTGATTCTGCAATGTTTGGATGACAAGGATGAATCCATCAGATTACGAGCCCTTGACCTGATTTATGGAATG GTTTCTAAGAAGAACCTAATGGAGATAGCGAAGAAGTTGATGGTGCACATGGATAAAGCTGAAGGAACCCACTACAGGGATGAACTACTGGCCAAGATCGTGGAAATCTCCAGTCAGTCCAACTACCAGTATATCACTAACTTTGAATG GTATGTCAGTGTGTTAGTTGAGTTGACAAGAATGGAGGGAACTAGACACGGTCGAATGATCGCCTCACAGATGTTGGATGTAGCCATCAGGGTGCAGGCAATACGACCATTTGCTGTGTCACAGATG GCCTTGTTGCTGGAGAATTCACATATCCTAGCCAATAACTCTCAGAGGAATGGAATATGTGAAGTCTTGTATGCAGCAGCGTGGATCTGTGGAGAGTTTTCTCA GCACCTGAAAAATCCAAGGGAGGCATTAGAAGCAATGTTGAAACCCAAGATAACAACACTTCCTGGACACATACAGAGTGTgtttgtacagaacattatgAAGTTGTTTGGCAGCATTCTGAAGTCTGCGGAGGAGAACGAGGATCAGGAAACCATGAAGGAGCTTTGTCAGCTGTTGACCAACAAGCTGCCCATATTCATACAGAGTGCTGATCTAGAGGTCCAAGAAAGG GCCTGTTGCATGCTACAGTTAGTAAAGTATGTTCAGAAACTGATAGAGAAGGATGCCAAAGTTGGAGATGAAGTGTCTAGCTTGTTTGCTGGAGATTTAAATCCTGTGGCGCCTAAAGCTCAGCGTAAAGTGCCTGTTCCTGAAGG ATTGGACTTGGACAAGTGGATTAATGAGCCATTGTCAGAGAGTTCTTCAGAGGACGAGCCCACTACTTCCATATTTGCCATCAATCATGATGATTCCAA GTCTTTCTATAAGGAGGAGAAAAAGAATGTTCCAGAGCTTACAGAGGAAGAACTAGAAAAG AGAAGAGAACAGAGGAAGATGGAGCAAATGCATAATCCACACTATTTAAGAATGGAAAACAAACCAAag AAATCTGCTGCTGTTGAAGAAGCAGAAGAAAGTCCTGTGATGCAGATTGACCTAACTGTCCCTCTCCATGTACCAG gACTAGCATCATCAGACAAATATCTGAAGCTGGCCTCACAAGACCGTGAGAAATCGAGGAAGAAGACTAAGCATGGTAAAaccaaaaagaagaagaaaggaCAGCCAGTGGTAGAGTCGGATGAGGATGTTCCTGTTCAACACACAGTCAGCACACTGGTGGACATGCCCGAG GGTGCCAATACATCTGACAAAGAGGATGACAGAAAGACATCTGATCCTTTCAAACGTTTGGATATGGACTTGGACAA GCCTTTAAGAGATGACGAGGTTTTGCCTGTCCGAACACACAGAATAGTCTTGGAATCGGGAGATATGGTGGATGTGGAAGGTGAAGAGGtcaaaccaaagaaaaaacacAAGAAGGTGAAGGACAAGGAAGACAAAAAGAAACATCGTAAAGACGGGAAAGAGAAG AAGTCTAAAAAGAAGCAGAAAAGTGAAGAAGCTTCAGGTTCTGCTTCTAACCTCCTCATGGAGGATGATGGCTCCCCAGAGCACGCCCCCATTGCCAACGGTCTTCCACAGTCTCCTGAACAAGGAAAAACAGAGCAAGAAAAG GACAATGATTTAGATTTCTGGATGAATAATGATTCTACATCAGCTGCTAAATCCACAgaagttgaaataaaaactcCTGAAGTTAATGTAGAGTATGCAAATGTGTCAAGTGAGGAGGACAGCCAAAAAGAAAAG aaaacaaagaaaaagaaagagaagaaggctaaaaaagaaaagaaaagtaaaaaGGACAAGAAGTTATTGAGAGCTGACTATGAGGAGGCTGAAGGAATCACTACTCCCTCTAAGGAACAGGTGCCCCCTTCTCAGGCGGAAACACCTGTGGCAGTTCAGCTTCCG CCTATGTCATCATATGTAACCTTAGGGGAAAATAATTCCATAAAAATG ACTTGTGACATCCGAGCTAGTCACCAGAGAGGAGACCAGGTCATTGTCTCTGTAGTCTTTTCCAATCTTACTGACCATACCATCAAGGATTTAGAATTTAATGTCATGGACACCATGAACTTAAAGTTAATAAGATCT atggGTAGTTCTCATCATGATGCCATCAAAGTTCCCTTTATACTGCTGCCCAGTGCTCAAAATGAGGGACAATTTGCCTTTAACATTCAAGAGATTAAAGTTCCCCAAAAACTGAAAGGAACACTGACATATATTGTTAAG ATGGATGAAGGATCCACTCatgaaaaaatagattttaaattgaCCTTTCCATGTAGCTCTTTCCTAGTCGCAACACCATGTAAAGG ATCTAATTTCACTTCCCTCCTGGAGAGTGGAGATCTCACAGAAAAATCTTCTATACAGTTCACACCGCAGGATTCTGAATTCCCAGTCGTTCTAGCCAAAGTCTGCTTCTATCATCATTTTAGAG TTGTGGAGCAAGTTGAAAAGAGCGCCTCTGTGTATAGTAAATCCATGCAAGGTCATCATATATGTCTTCTTGTAAAAATG gttAATGATAGTATAAAAATTGATGGCAAGAGTACAGATGGGAGTTTATTATCTAACGTGcttgatgaaataaaaacaatgctaGTTTAG
- the LOC105335563 gene encoding AP-3 complex subunit delta-1 isoform X2 yields MALKKVKGTLERVLDKNLQDLVRGIRNHKENEGKYIAECIDEIKQELRQENQAVKANAVNKLLYLQMLGYDISWAAFHIIEVMSSTKFTFKRIGYLAAAQSFHDSTDVLMLTTNMIRKDLSSQNMYDAGVALTGLACFVTADLARDLANDIMTLMTSTRPYLRKKAVLIMYKVFLQFPEALRPAFPRLKEKLEDPDTGVQSAAVNVICELARKNPQNYLSLAPLFFKLMTSSSNNWVLIKIIKLFSALTPLEPRLGKKLIEPLTNLIHSTSAMSLLYECINTVIAGIPNHTASIQLCVQKLRILIEDSDQNLKYLGLLAMSKILATHPKSVQSHKDLILQCLDDKDESIRLRALDLIYGMVSKKNLMEIAKKLMVHMDKAEGTHYRDELLAKIVEISSQSNYQYITNFEWYVSVLVELTRMEGTRHGRMIASQMLDVAIRVQAIRPFAVSQMALLLENSHILANNSQRNGICEVLYAAAWICGEFSQHLKNPREALEAMLKPKITTLPGHIQSVFVQNIMKLFGSILKSAEENEDQETMKELCQLLTNKLPIFIQSADLEVQERACCMLQLVKYVQKLIEKDAKVGDEVSSLFAGDLNPVAPKAQRKVPVPEGLDLDKWINEPLSESSSEDEPTTSIFAINHDDSKSFYKEEKKNVPELTEEELEKRREQRKMEQMHNPHYLRMENKPKKSAAVEEAEESPVMQIDLTVPLHVPGLASSDKYLKLASQDREKSRKKTKHGKTKKKKKGQPVVESDEDVPVQHTVSTLVDMPEGANTSDKEDDRKTSDPFKRLDMDLDKPLRDDEVLPVRTHRIVLESGDMVDVEGEEVKPKKKHKKVKDKEDKKKHRKDGKEKKSKKKQKSEEASGSASNLLMEDDGSPEHAPIANGLPQSPEQGKTEQEKDNDLDFWMNNDSTSAAKSTEVEIKTPEVNVEYANVSSEEDSQKEKKTKKKKEKKAKKEKKSKKDKKLLRADYEEAEGITTPSKEQVPPSQAETPVAVQLPPMSSYVTLGENNSIKMTCDIRASHQRGDQVIVSVVFSNLTDHTIKDLEFNVMDTMNLKLIRSMGSSHHDAIKVPFILLPSAQNEGQFAFNIQEIKVPQKLKGTLTYIVKMDEGSTHEKIDFKLTFPCSSFLVATPCKGSNFTSLLESGDLTEKSSIQFTPQDSEFPVVLAKVCFYHHFRVVEQVEKSASVYSKSMQGHHICLLVKMVNDSIKIDGKSTDGSLLSNVLDEIKTMLV; encoded by the exons ATGGCTCTTAAGAAAGTAAAGGGCACTCTAGAACGAGTGTTGGACAAAAATCTCCAAGATTTAGTCCGAGGCATTCGCAACCACAAAGAGAATGAG ggaAAGTACATTGCAGAGTGTATTGATGAGATAAAACAAGAGTTAAGACAGGAGAACCAAGCCGTGAAAGCCAATGCAGTCAACAAGCTTTTATAT CTCCAAATGCTGGGCTATGACATCAGCTGGGCTGCCTTCCACATCATTGAAGTCATGAGTTCAACCAAATTTACCTTCAAG AGGATTGGGTATTTAGCTGCTGCACAGAGTTTCCACGATAGTACAGATGTTCTTATGCTGACCACCAACATGATCCGAAAG GACCTGAGCAGTCAGAACATGTATGATGCTGGGGTAGCACTGACCGGACTGGCTTGTTTTGTCACTGCAGATCTCGCCAGAGATCTGGCCAATGACATTATGACTCTT ATGACATCCACACGTCCTTACTTAAGAAAGAAAGCTGTACTTATAATGTATAAGGTGTTTCTGCAATTCCCAGAGGCATTAAGACCTGCATTCCCAAGGCTTAAAGAAAAATTGGAGGATCCAGACACAG GTGTACAGTCTGCTGCAGTGAATGTAATTTGTGAGTTGGCCAGGAAAAATCCACAAAACTACCTCTCTCTGGCCCCTCTCTTCTTCAAGCTGATGACCAGTTCTTCAAACAACTGGGTCCTCATTAAAATCATCAAACTG tttagTGCATTAACTCCACTGGAACCCAGACTAGGGAAAAAACTTATAGAGCCATTAACCAATTTAATCCATAG CACCTCAGCCATGTCTCTTCTGTATGAGTGCATCAATACAGTTATAGCAG GCATCCCCAATCACACCGCCTCAATTCAG CTCTGCGTACAGAAATTAAGGATTTTGATAGAAGACTCtgatcaaaatt TGAAATATCTTGGACTTTTGGCCATGTCAAAGATTTTGGCCACTCACCCAAAGAGTGTCCAATCCCACAAAGATTTGATTCTGCAATGTTTGGATGACAAGGATGAATCCATCAGATTACGAGCCCTTGACCTGATTTATGGAATG GTTTCTAAGAAGAACCTAATGGAGATAGCGAAGAAGTTGATGGTGCACATGGATAAAGCTGAAGGAACCCACTACAGGGATGAACTACTGGCCAAGATCGTGGAAATCTCCAGTCAGTCCAACTACCAGTATATCACTAACTTTGAATG GTATGTCAGTGTGTTAGTTGAGTTGACAAGAATGGAGGGAACTAGACACGGTCGAATGATCGCCTCACAGATGTTGGATGTAGCCATCAGGGTGCAGGCAATACGACCATTTGCTGTGTCACAGATG GCCTTGTTGCTGGAGAATTCACATATCCTAGCCAATAACTCTCAGAGGAATGGAATATGTGAAGTCTTGTATGCAGCAGCGTGGATCTGTGGAGAGTTTTCTCA GCACCTGAAAAATCCAAGGGAGGCATTAGAAGCAATGTTGAAACCCAAGATAACAACACTTCCTGGACACATACAGAGTGTgtttgtacagaacattatgAAGTTGTTTGGCAGCATTCTGAAGTCTGCGGAGGAGAACGAGGATCAGGAAACCATGAAGGAGCTTTGTCAGCTGTTGACCAACAAGCTGCCCATATTCATACAGAGTGCTGATCTAGAGGTCCAAGAAAGG GCCTGTTGCATGCTACAGTTAGTAAAGTATGTTCAGAAACTGATAGAGAAGGATGCCAAAGTTGGAGATGAAGTGTCTAGCTTGTTTGCTGGAGATTTAAATCCTGTGGCGCCTAAAGCTCAGCGTAAAGTGCCTGTTCCTGAAGG ATTGGACTTGGACAAGTGGATTAATGAGCCATTGTCAGAGAGTTCTTCAGAGGACGAGCCCACTACTTCCATATTTGCCATCAATCATGATGATTCCAA GTCTTTCTATAAGGAGGAGAAAAAGAATGTTCCAGAGCTTACAGAGGAAGAACTAGAAAAG AGAAGAGAACAGAGGAAGATGGAGCAAATGCATAATCCACACTATTTAAGAATGGAAAACAAACCAAag AAATCTGCTGCTGTTGAAGAAGCAGAAGAAAGTCCTGTGATGCAGATTGACCTAACTGTCCCTCTCCATGTACCAG gACTAGCATCATCAGACAAATATCTGAAGCTGGCCTCACAAGACCGTGAGAAATCGAGGAAGAAGACTAAGCATGGTAAAaccaaaaagaagaagaaaggaCAGCCAGTGGTAGAGTCGGATGAGGATGTTCCTGTTCAACACACAGTCAGCACACTGGTGGACATGCCCGAG GGTGCCAATACATCTGACAAAGAGGATGACAGAAAGACATCTGATCCTTTCAAACGTTTGGATATGGACTTGGACAA GCCTTTAAGAGATGACGAGGTTTTGCCTGTCCGAACACACAGAATAGTCTTGGAATCGGGAGATATGGTGGATGTGGAAGGTGAAGAGGtcaaaccaaagaaaaaacacAAGAAGGTGAAGGACAAGGAAGACAAAAAGAAACATCGTAAAGACGGGAAAGAGAAG AAGTCTAAAAAGAAGCAGAAAAGTGAAGAAGCTTCAGGTTCTGCTTCTAACCTCCTCATGGAGGATGATGGCTCCCCAGAGCACGCCCCCATTGCCAACGGTCTTCCACAGTCTCCTGAACAAGGAAAAACAGAGCAAGAAAAG GACAATGATTTAGATTTCTGGATGAATAATGATTCTACATCAGCTGCTAAATCCACAgaagttgaaataaaaactcCTGAAGTTAATGTAGAGTATGCAAATGTGTCAAGTGAGGAGGACAGCCAAAAAGAAAAG aaaacaaagaaaaagaaagagaagaaggctaaaaaagaaaagaaaagtaaaaaGGACAAGAAGTTATTGAGAGCTGACTATGAGGAGGCTGAAGGAATCACTACTCCCTCTAAGGAACAGGTGCCCCCTTCTCAGGCGGAAACACCTGTGGCAGTTCAGCTTCCG CCTATGTCATCATATGTAACCTTAGGGGAAAATAATTCCATAAAAATG ACTTGTGACATCCGAGCTAGTCACCAGAGAGGAGACCAGGTCATTGTCTCTGTAGTCTTTTCCAATCTTACTGACCATACCATCAAGGATTTAGAATTTAATGTCATGGACACCATGAACTTAAAGTTAATAAGATCT atggGTAGTTCTCATCATGATGCCATCAAAGTTCCCTTTATACTGCTGCCCAGTGCTCAAAATGAGGGACAATTTGCCTTTAACATTCAAGAGATTAAAGTTCCCCAAAAACTGAAAGGAACACTGACATATATTGTTAAG ATGGATGAAGGATCCACTCatgaaaaaatagattttaaattgaCCTTTCCATGTAGCTCTTTCCTAGTCGCAACACCATGTAAAGG ATCTAATTTCACTTCCCTCCTGGAGAGTGGAGATCTCACAGAAAAATCTTCTATACAGTTCACACCGCAGGATTCTGAATTCCCAGTCGTTCTAGCCAAAGTCTGCTTCTATCATCATTTTAGAG TTGTGGAGCAAGTTGAAAAGAGCGCCTCTGTGTATAGTAAATCCATGCAAGGTCATCATATATGTCTTCTTGTAAAAATG gttAATGATAGTATAAAAATTGATGGCAAGAGTACAGATGGGAGTTTATTATCTAACGTGcttgatgaaataaaaacaatgctaGTTTAG
- the LOC105335524 gene encoding uncharacterized protein isoform X2, whose amino-acid sequence MRQSLSNKIQKKGEQKSLYKRVEIFLPSDILKTGLLIVDSPGIADTGEMTDIVLGYLIKACAFIYIINSENAGGVAPDRLQHLFKKVVEKVFRDEQDYRSTCAMFICNKWDQVPYEERSKVYQDTVKKLCSESTGWPNCTEDQIFRLSTKEAMFIQDTPERYIVGHFAAVLHKINGLIPESRHILLINSARFLQQVLDKAAMFIETSLSDVNLSQEERMIKNKETLEDLTKLRKDVNEFFEKEKNNFDKGLEKIIRDLRDHLRSKETVSALCDFTHSMDTAGVKWKEATIKVRIKLYDSITEEIQRWETQNKKLEILGSGMAKQFQQKFPDFDSKLFNLQKRYIQHSKSGKMVAEDEEPFVPVIVAEKFDNINLGLKVLMGISISPVLLIGAIIRLPVWGIKELARKVKGHMLEKEYDTDPKVSLRKYAESILESTSDPIKMKPIMENEVSPMFQYLDNQRRRVLQQIEAELNLLDKRKEEKETREFIAKNCSSQKVRFERLRRRLTYFYKIELMKNSYKKLSEFELEETLYQGLFGEVCKVLPKVETDHHLEAVVVKNKHRIDGVNIMEHMRVEEAYRSKRFVYNMPCISMMLESSSEHHFFWPVLSLPKCSFRSFVKSKLINPEEKTQTLYTYIEPVISGLDFLHTKKLVHVDVSQDSVMVDQNDRVKLMHITYPQKLDLSLFPEASTELEQFVHFHWETMSASSQREYSFQHDMYGVGLMMWEIWTGQKAFQQVVTGLEPRTLLQFIRFLSMNKNSLRLGVEDGLGILAVNAWNDCIIKCQNLSINAADLLNTLAPCKNSTFDYSHAQAPLYSR is encoded by the exons cTACAACATCTCTTTAAGAAAGTTGTGGAAAAGGTTTTTCGTGATGAGCAGGACTACCGATCTACTTGTGCTATGTTTATCTGTAACAAATGGGACCAG GTGCCATATGAAGAGAGGAGCAAGGTTTATCAGGACACAGTCAAAAAGCTGTGTTCAGAGTCCACTGGCTGGCCAAATTGTACAGAGGACCAAATATTTCGCCTTTCAACAAAGGAAGCTATGTTCATACAGGACACCCCAGAGAGATATATTGTGGGTCACTTTGCTGCTGTCCTACATAAGATCAATGGCCTCATTCCAGAGAGTAGGCACATTCTTCTGATAAACTCAGCAAG atttttgcAGCAGGTATTGGATAAGGCAGCCATGTTTATAGAGACAAGTCTTTCTGATGTGAATTTGTCCCAAGAAGAGAGGATGATAAAAAACAAGGAAACTCTGGAGGATCTAACCAAACTAAGGAAGGATGTCAATGAgttctttgaaaaagaaaagaacaatTTCGATAAAGGTCTGGAAAAGATTATCAGAGACCTAAGAGATCATTTAAGGAGTAAGGAGACTGTGAGTGCTCTGTGTGATTTTACTCATTCCATGGATACTGCTGGTGTGAAGTGGAAAGAGGCGACAATCAAAGTCAGGATCAAACTGTATGACAGCATCACAGAGGAGATCCAGAGATGGGAAACTCAAAACAAGAAACTGGAAATACTTGGCTCAGGAATGGCAAAACAGTTTCAACAAAAGTTTCCTGATTTTGATTCcaaattgtttaatttgcaGAAGAGATACATTCAGCATAGTAAGTCTGGGAAAATGGTTGCCGAAGATGAAGAACCGTTTGTACCAGTGATAGTAGCCGAAAAGTTTGACAACATAAATTTAGGATTGAAAGTTTTGATGGGAATTTCCATTTCTCCTGTGTTATTGATTGGTGCTATTATTCGGTTACCAGTTTGGGGAATAAAAGAGTTGGCTagaaaggtcaaaggtcatatGTTGGAAAAAGAATATGACACGGACCCCAAGGTTTCCCTACGGAAGTATGCAGAAAGCATTCTTGAATCCACAAGTGATCCCATCAAGATGAAGCCAATTATGGAGAATGAAGTTTCTCCAATGTTTCAGTACTTAGACAATCagagaagaagagttttacAACAAATTGAGGCTGAATTAAATCTGTTAGACAAAAGAAAGGAAGAGAAAGAAACCAGAGAATTCATAGCCAAAAACTGCTCTAGCCAAAAAGTCAGATTCGAAAGACTTAGAAGGAGACTGACATATTTTTATAAGATTGAGTTAATGAAAAACTCGTACaagaaattatctgaatttgaACTTGAGGAAACTTTGTACCAGGGTTTGTTTGGAGAAGTTTGCAAAGTTTTGCCCAAAGTTGAAACAGATCATCATTTAGAAGCAGTAGTTGTAAAGAACAAGCATAGGATAGATGGTGTAAATATCATGGAACACATGAGAGTTGAGGAGGCATACAG ATCAAAAAGGTTTGTGTACAACATGCCATGCATTTCCATGATGTTAGAAAGCTCTTCAGAACATCATTTTTTCTGGCCAGTCCTTTCGCTTCCAAAGTGCAGCTTTAGAAGCTTTGTTAAGTCAAAACTAATTAACCCAGAAGAAAAAACGCAGACCTTGTATACCTACATTGAGCCAGTGATCAGTGGCCTGGACTTCTTGCACACCAAGAAACTGGTCCATGTGGATGTCTCCCAGGATTCTGTAATG GTTGATCAAAATGACAGAGTAAAACTGATGCACATCACATATCCCCAGAAGTTGGATCTCAGCCTGTTTCCAGAGGCTTCAACAGAACTAGAGCAGTTTGTCCACTTCCATTGGGAAACCATGTCGGCATCATCACAACGAGAATACAGCTTTCAACATGACATGTACGGTGTTGGCCTGATGATGTGGGAAATCTGGACAGGTCAGAAGGCATTCCAGCAAGTGGTTACAGGGCTGGAGCCAAGGACTCTGCTCCAGTTCATCAGGTTTTTATCTATGAACAAGAACTCCCTCAGATTGGGTGTAGAGGATGGTTTGGGAATTCTTGCTGTCAACGCCTGGAATGACTGCATCATAAAGTGTCAGAACCTTTCAATAAATGCAGCAGATCTACTCAACACCTTAGCTCCCTGCAAAAACAGTACCTTTGACTATTCACATGCTCAAGCTCCTTTATATAGTAGGTGA